One segment of Pontibacter akesuensis DNA contains the following:
- a CDS encoding anthranilate synthase component II, producing the protein MNVLVIDNYDSFTYNLVHLLQELGATVTVRRNDKITLEEVGTFDKIMLSPGPGIPDEAGLLKEVIRTYGSSKDLFGVCLGHQAIGEVYGGKLFNSKEVWHGVAVPVQVVSTQEPLFQNLPTRFQAGRYHSWLVEQELPACLEPTAVDAQGHIMAMRHREHNVRGVQFHPESVLTEHGREMIKNWLDS; encoded by the coding sequence ATGAACGTTCTGGTAATAGATAACTACGACTCTTTCACCTACAATTTGGTGCACTTGCTGCAGGAGCTGGGGGCAACGGTAACGGTTCGGAGAAACGACAAGATCACGCTGGAGGAAGTTGGAACCTTCGACAAAATCATGCTTTCGCCCGGCCCTGGAATTCCTGACGAAGCGGGGCTGTTGAAAGAGGTCATCCGCACCTATGGCTCCAGCAAAGACCTGTTCGGAGTTTGCCTCGGCCATCAGGCAATAGGCGAGGTATACGGGGGTAAATTGTTTAACAGCAAGGAAGTATGGCATGGCGTGGCGGTGCCGGTGCAGGTGGTGAGTACGCAGGAGCCGCTGTTCCAGAACCTTCCAACGCGATTTCAGGCGGGCCGCTACCACTCCTGGCTGGTGGAGCAGGAACTGCCGGCTTGCCTGGAACCAACCGCTGTCGATGCGCAGGGACACATCATGGCTATGCGCCACCGGGAGCACAACGTGCGCGGCGTACAGTTTCACCCGGAGTCGGTGCTAACTGAGCATGGCAGGGAAATGATTAAGAACTGGTTAGACAGCTAA